Proteins encoded by one window of Ursus arctos isolate Adak ecotype North America unplaced genomic scaffold, UrsArc2.0 scaffold_22, whole genome shotgun sequence:
- the LOC125282471 gene encoding olfactory receptor 2D3-like, whose amino-acid sequence MGEENQTFVAEFLFLGLSQDLQTQILLFILFLIVYLLTVLGNLLIIILIFMDSRLHTPMFFFLRNLSFADLCFSTSIVPQVLVHFLVKRKTISFFGCMAQIAVFLLVGCTECALLVVMSYDRYVAVCKPLHYSTIMTPKVCLQLAIGSWASGALVSLVDTTFTFQLPYQGQNIINHYFCEPPALLKLASADTYSTEMTIFAMGVVMLLTPVCLILVSYWNIISTVLQMQSGEGRLKAFSTCGSHLIVVVLFYGSGIFAYMQPNSKTTRKGNKMISVFYTTVTPMLNPIIYSLRNKDVKGALRKLAGRKSFSQRQ is encoded by the coding sequence ATGGGAGAGGAAAACCAAACCTTCGTGGCTGAGTTTCTTTTCCTGGGCCTTTCCCAGGACTTGCAGACCCAGATCctgctatttattctttttctcatcGTTTATCTTTTGACCGTGcttggaaacctgctcatcatcaTTCTCATCTTCATGGATTCTCGACTTCACACtcccatgttcttttttcttagaaaCCTCTCTTTCGCAGATCTCTGCTTCTCCACTAGCATTGTCCCTCAAGTGTTGGTCCACTTCCTTGTAAAGaggaaaactatttctttttttgggtgTATGGCACAGATAGCTGTCTTCCTTCTGGTTGGGTGTACAGAGTGTGCACTGCTGGTGGTGATGTCCTATGACCGGTACGTGGCCGTCTGCAAGCCCCTGCACTACTCCACCATCATGACCCCAAAGGTGTGTCTCCAGTTGGCCATAGGATCCTGGGCCAGTGGGGCACTAGTTTCTCTGGTGGATACCACCTTTACGTTCCAACTACCCTATCAAGGACAGAACATTATCAATCACTACTTTTGTGAACCTCCTGCCCTCCTGAAGCTGGCTTCAGCAGACACTTACAGCACAGAAATGACCATCTTTGCAATGGGCGTGGTCATGCTCTTAACTCCTGTCTGCCTGATCCTTGTCTCCTACTGGAATATTATCTCCACTGTGCTCCAGATGcagtctggggaggggaggctcaaGGCTTTCTCTACCTGTGGCTCCCATCTGATTGTTGTTGTCCTCTTCTATGGCTCAGGAATATTCGCGTACATGCAGCCAAACTCCAAGACCACAAGAAAGGGGAATAAAATGATATCTGTGTTCTATACAACGGTCACTCCAATGTTGAACCCCATAATTTATAGCTTGAGAAACAAGGATGTCAAAGGGGCTCTCAGAAAACTAGCTGGCAGAAAGTCCTTTTCTCAGAGGCAGTAA
- the LOC125282479 gene encoding LOW QUALITY PROTEIN: olfactory receptor 10A4 (The sequence of the model RefSeq protein was modified relative to this genomic sequence to represent the inferred CDS: inserted 3 bases in 3 codons; substituted 1 base at 1 genomic stop codon): protein MWWGNWTVVSEFVFVSFSTLSSELRGLPFLPFLTLYPVTLMGNVLIILATTADSVLQSPMYFFLRNLSFLEIGLSLVIVPKMLGTLIIQDTTISFLGCGTQLYFFXVLGAAECCLLATVAYDHYVAICDPLCYPVFISPRTGGQLAAASXFSGFPVATVHTTSIFSYPFLGPNTVNAFYCHSPAVIALVCADSSLCELEALTATVLFILFPFLLILGPXVCILSTIFRIPSAEGKRKAFSTCCSHPLXLSTAILPDFQPGSSTSPERKKLLSLSCTVATPMLKPIIYS, encoded by the exons ATGTGGTGGGGGAACTGGACAGTTGTcagtgagtttgtttttgtgaGCTTTTCAACCTTGTCCTCTGAGCTACGAGGTCTACCGTTTCTCCCTTTTTTGACTCTTTACCCAGTTACCCTAATGGGCAATGTTCTCATCATCCTGGCCACTACAGCGGACTCTGTTCTACAAAGTCctatgtacttcttcctcaggaACTTGTCCTTCCTGGAGATAGGCCTCAGCTTGGTCATTGTGCCCAAGATGCTGGGGACTCTGATCATCCAAGACACAACCATCTCCTTCCTTGGCTGTGGCACTCAGCTGTATTTCT TCGTCCTTGGGGCTGCTGAGTGCTGTCTCCTGGCCACAGTGGCATATGACCACTACGTGGCCATCTGCGACCCTTTGTGCTACCCAGTCTTTATAAGCCCCAGGACTGGTGGCCAGCTAGCAGCTGCCTCCTGATTCTCAGGCTTTCCGGTGGCCACCGTGCACACCACATCGATTTTCAGCTACCCATTTTTGGGCCCCAATACAGTGAATGCCTTTTACTGTCACAGCCCCGCTGTCATTGCCCTGGTGTGTGCTGATAGCTCTCTGTGTGAACTGGAGGCTCTGACAGCCACTGTCTTAttcattctcttccctttcttgctgATCCTGGGTC GTGTCTGCATCCTGTCCACTATCTTCAGGATACCCTCAGCTGAGGGGAAACGcaaggccttctccacctgctgcTCCCACCCCC TTCTAAGCACTGCCATCCTCCCAGACTTCCAGCCCGGATCCAGCACCTCTCCTGAGCGCAAGAAACTGCTATCGCTCTCCTGCACAGTGGCGACTCCCATGTTGAAGCCCATCATCTACAGCTGA